The proteins below are encoded in one region of Citrobacter enshiensis:
- a CDS encoding YfcZ/YiiS family protein, producing MSKCSADETPVCCCMDVGTIMDNSDCTASYSRVFANRAQAEETLAALTEKARSVESEPCQITSTFTEESEGVRLDIDFVFACEAETLIFQLGLR from the coding sequence ATGAGTAAATGCAGTGCTGATGAAACCCCGGTTTGCTGCTGTATGGATGTTGGTACCATTATGGACAACTCCGACTGCACCGCGTCGTACAGCCGAGTGTTCGCGAACCGCGCGCAGGCTGAAGAAACGCTGGCTGCGTTGACGGAGAAAGCGCGTAGCGTGGAATCCGAACCTTGCCAAATCACCTCCACTTTTACTGAAGAGTCTGAAGGTGTGCGTCTGGATATCGATTTTGTCTTCGCTTGTGAAGCTGAAACGCTGATCTTCCAGCTGGGCTTGCGTTAA
- the fadI gene encoding acetyl-CoA C-acyltransferase FadI yields MSQALPLVTRQGDRIAIVSGLRTPFARQATAFHGIPAVDLGKMVVGELLARSEIPSDAIEQLVFGQVVQMPEAPNIAREIVLGTGMNVHTDAYSVSRACATSFQAVANVAESLITGTIRAGIAGGADSSSVLPIGVSKKLARVLVDVNKARTTGQRLKLFSRLRLRDLMPVPPAVAEYSTGLRMGDTAEQMAKTYGITREQQDALAHRSHQRAAQAWAEGKLADEVMTTWAPPFNDPFSEDNNIRGNSTLADYAKLRPAFDKKHGTVTAANSTPLTDGAAAVILMTESRARELGLVPLGYLRSYAFTAIDVWQDMLLGPAWSTPLALERAGLTMADLTLIDMHEAFAAQTLANIQLLGSERFARDVLGRAHATGEVDDSKFNVLGGSIAYGHPFAATGARMITQTLHELRRRGGGFGLVTACAAGGLGAAMVLEAE; encoded by the coding sequence ATGAGTCAGGCTTTACCACTGGTCACCCGTCAGGGCGATCGTATTGCCATTGTCAGCGGTTTACGTACACCGTTTGCCCGGCAGGCTACTGCATTTCATGGCATTCCCGCCGTTGATTTGGGGAAAATGGTGGTAGGTGAACTGCTGGCGCGCAGTGAAATACCCTCCGACGCGATTGAACAACTGGTTTTTGGCCAGGTTGTACAAATGCCTGAAGCGCCAAACATCGCGCGCGAAATCGTGCTGGGTACCGGGATGAACGTTCATACGGACGCCTACAGCGTGAGCCGGGCCTGTGCGACCAGTTTTCAGGCGGTGGCGAATGTGGCCGAGAGCCTGATAACGGGCACTATTCGCGCCGGTATCGCCGGGGGGGCCGACTCTTCCTCCGTGTTGCCCATTGGTGTGAGCAAAAAGCTGGCGCGCGTGCTGGTGGACGTCAATAAAGCCAGAACGACCGGTCAGCGACTCAAACTCTTTTCCCGCCTGCGTTTACGCGACCTGATGCCGGTTCCTCCTGCCGTGGCGGAATATTCGACGGGGCTGCGGATGGGGGATACCGCCGAACAAATGGCGAAAACGTATGGTATTACCCGTGAACAGCAGGATGCGCTGGCGCATCGTTCTCACCAGCGTGCCGCTCAGGCCTGGGCCGAAGGTAAGTTAGCGGATGAAGTCATGACCACCTGGGCACCACCCTTTAACGATCCTTTCTCCGAAGACAATAATATTCGCGGTAACTCTACGCTGGCTGATTACGCCAAACTGCGTCCAGCGTTCGACAAAAAGCACGGTACTGTGACGGCGGCTAACAGCACACCGCTGACGGACGGTGCGGCTGCCGTTATTTTAATGACGGAATCTCGCGCTCGGGAACTGGGACTGGTCCCGCTGGGTTATCTGCGCAGCTACGCCTTTACCGCCATCGATGTGTGGCAGGACATGTTATTGGGTCCCGCATGGTCTACACCGCTGGCGCTGGAGCGTGCTGGATTAACAATGGCTGATTTGACGCTCATTGATATGCATGAAGCCTTTGCCGCGCAGACGTTGGCCAATATTCAACTGCTTGGCAGCGAACGTTTTGCCCGTGACGTTTTGGGGCGGGCGCATGCCACCGGTGAGGTGGATGACAGTAAATTCAACGTGTTGGGCGGGTCGATTGCCTATGGTCACCCGTTTGCCGCCACGGGCGCACGCATGATCACCCAGACATTACACGAGTTACGGCGCCGGGGCGGGGGCTTCGGTTTAGTCACTGCTTGCGCGGCGGGTGGTCTGGGTGCGGCAATGGTTCTGGAGGCGGAATAA